The region ACGAGGGAATCCTGTCACTCACGACCTCGGCTGTCCCAGTCGTCGCAGCGGCACACGGCACGACGGCCGGCGGCGGCCTGGGCATCCTGATGTGCAGCGACTACGCGGTCGTCGGCGCGAGCTCGAAGATCGGCAGCCTGTACGCGAATATCGGGCTCACGCCCGACCTCTCGGTGTCGGCCCAGCTCGCGCGCGCGGTCGGCGAACGGCGGGCACTGCAGCTGGTGCTGCAGGATCGGATGCTGTCCGCCGATGAAGCAGTCGACTGGGGCCTCGTCGCCGAGGCGGTCACCGCCGACGCCGACGGCGGTGCGGATGCCGAGGCGGATGCTGTGCGCGAGCGCGCAGAGCAGATCGCTCGCTTCTGGCTCGCCGGCGCCGCGGGCGCCTACGGTCAGGCGAAGCGTCTGGTTCGCTCGCAGCCTTCTCGATCTTTCGAGGAGCAGCTGAGCACTGAGGCGGAGTCGATCGGAGCCTCTTTCGACACCCCCGACGCGCAGGCGCGTATCGCTGGTTTCGCGGCGGCATCGCGCAAGCGCTGAGTCGCCGCACCGCTGCCTTCCGCCGAGGATCAGCGCGTTATCCACAGCATCCGGTGCCCGGCGTCGGTGCGTGCGAGGATGAGAGCACCGACCGCGGGAGGATCTCATCATGTCCGACGTCACTGCGTCAGCTGAACAGCCGACGACCGCCGACGACCAGAAGCCGATGTCATCGAAGCTGCTGCGCGGCGCGATCTGGATCGCGATCGGCGCGCTGATCGCCGCCGCCCTCGTGTGCGTGGTGTGGGTGCTGATCGGCGATCAGGACGGCATCATCGGCCGGGCGTTCCTGACGATCCTGCTGCT is a window of Microbacterium esteraromaticum DNA encoding:
- a CDS encoding enoyl-CoA hydratase/isomerase family protein, producing the protein MTDPLLLTVDEGLARLTLNRPASLNAFDADLAHAWRDVTAEVVSRDDVRAILIDANGRAFCAGGDVVAMSTSMGSGREITSLARVINEGILSLTTSAVPVVAAAHGTTAGGGLGILMCSDYAVVGASSKIGSLYANIGLTPDLSVSAQLARAVGERRALQLVLQDRMLSADEAVDWGLVAEAVTADADGGADAEADAVRERAEQIARFWLAGAAGAYGQAKRLVRSQPSRSFEEQLSTEAESIGASFDTPDAQARIAGFAAASRKR